A region from the Silene latifolia isolate original U9 population chromosome 7, ASM4854445v1, whole genome shotgun sequence genome encodes:
- the LOC141593115 gene encoding F-box/LRR-repeat protein At3g59190-like isoform X1: MDSTFKKIKTFRFGKCNREDLLSCLPDELICQILSLLPTKDAAAASLSSRKMRSAFTRLTSLDFDDSPISYCAENHPLFIDRFQLFKTFVTNVLQASKSPHLSRFRIGFGGDLNISWSHFHHSSRVCGAACFPHVESTLLNAWIDFPLNRNGLQEIDLRIHVRIPGKLPSALFACQTLEVLKLDTNLDFELVSSMTSFWLPNLKVLQLCSILIPEDDFVSRLVSSCPSLEELYMNCRWKYGNSVTISSPSLRKLTLILYRADEYSDLISIDTPNLQRFKYGDNLALHHSIPSMKALVEASIHVLDCLDTPDESFDSMLSLVRAVSNVERLNLRVSCVEVLDREEMKNQLPVFHNLRLMKLGHGAACKWGTVLLEFLKRSPHLETLGFPVGFVSGPAYIPLFDGDVDSYAESEQQVFRTNQEIPPCCKSYLKRIYIKKCWGSEREVELIRFLLKISLVLEELLIICEEDWVDKPSFESTLMKLPKASTTCLITVR; this comes from the exons ATGGATTCCACATTCAAAAAAATTAAGACTTTCAGATTTGGAAAATGTAATAGAGAAGATCTTTTGAGTTGTTTACCGGATGAATTGATATGTCAAATACTTTCATTACTTCCCACCAAGGATGCTGCTGCTGCCAGCCTCTCCTCCAGGAAGATGAGGAGCGCTTTTACGCGCTTGACATCCCTCGACTTTGATGATTCTCCTATTTCTTATTGTGCTGAGAATCATCCTCTTTTCATTGACCGTTTTCAGCTTTTTAAGACTTTTGTCACTAATGTACTCCAAGCATCCAAATCCCCTCATCTTAGCAGGTTTAGAATTGGGTTTGGTGGGGATTTGAACATCAGTTGGTCTCACTTTCATCACTCGTCTAGAGTTTGTGGCGCAGCTTGTTTCCCCCACGTAGAATCTACCCTCCTTAATGCATGGATTGACTTTCCGTTAAATCGTAATGGTCTTCAGGAGATTGACCTGCGTATTCATGTCAGGATACCCGGGAAGCTGCCCTCGGCCCTCTTTGCTTGTCAAACATTGGAGGTGTTGAAGCTCGACACTAATCTTGATTTTGAACTAGTTTCTAGTATGACATCCTTTTGGTTGCCTAACTTAAAAGTGCTCCAACTCTGTTCCATCCTCATACCGGAGGATGACTTTGTGTCTAGGCTAGTTTCAAGTTGTCCTTCACTTGAAGAGCTTTATATGAATTGCCGCTGGAAGTATGGGAATTCGGTAACCATATCTTCACCTTCGCTACGAAAATTGACTCTAATTCTTTATAGAGCTGATGAATACAGTGACCTTATAAGTATTGATACTCCTAATTTGCAACGTTTCAAATATGGTGACAATTTAGCTCTTCATCACTCTATCCCAAGTATGAAGGCTCTTGTTGAAGCTTCAATTCACGTTTTGGACTGTTTGGACACTCCCGACGAGTCTTTTGACAGCATGCTTAGCCTTGTTAGAGCCGTGTCTAATGTTGAACGGTTAAATTTGCGCGTCTCATGTGTGGAG GTTTTGGACCGtgaagagatgaagaatcaactGCCTGTGTTTCATAATCTTAGACTTATGAAACTAGGTCATGGTGCAGCTTGTAAATGGGGTACAGTTTTGTTGGAATTTCTTAAGCGCTCACCTCACTTAGAAACACTCGGGTTCCCAGTG GGATTTGTCTCAGGCCCTGCTTATATTCCTCTTTTTGATGGTGATGTAGATAGTTATGCTGAGTCGGAGCAACAGGTTTTTAGAACAAATCAAGAAATACCTCCTTGCTGCAAGTCTTATCTAAAAAGAATTTATATCAAAAAGTGCTGGGGCTCAGAACGGGAAGTAGAGTTGATCAGATTTCTTCTAAAAATTTCATTAGTTTTAGAGGAATTATTAATTATATGCGAGGAGGATTGGGTAGATAAGCCATCATTTGAGAGCACATTGATGAAGTTACCCAAGGCCTCAACCACCTGTTTAATTACAGTTCGCTGA
- the LOC141593113 gene encoding ubiquinol oxidase 4, chloroplastic/chromoplastic, with protein MSATSLCPLHQPLPEITRISSSRLTKSHFIIPLNSVTFPRFYHSRPTISSNIPRFKVQATILQDEEEKVVVEESFQPKTLSDSNQIGTNEKPPSGEPPSNNSGKWIIKIEQSINIFLTDSVIKILDTLYHDRNYARFFVLETIARVPYFAFISVLHMYETFGWWRQADYLKVHFAESWNEMHHLLIMEELGGNALWFDRFLAQHIATFYYFMTVVMYAVSPRMAYHFSECVENHAYETYDKFLKAQGDELKNQPAPDIAVKYYTGGDLYLFDEFQTSRDPCSRRPKIENLYDVFLNIRDDEAEHCKTMRACQTHGNLRSPHSKKDVDESGCVIPQDCEVIKAGQNQDMSLGFQVYCNHI; from the exons ATGTCGGCGACGTCACTTTGTCCTCTTCATCAACCGTTGCCTGAAATTACAAGGATTTCATCTTCACGATTAACTAAATCACACTTCATTATTCCTCTTAATTCCGTTACTTTCCCGCGCTTCTACCATTCTCGTCCTACCATTTCTAG CAACATTCCCCGCTTCAAAGTCCAAGccacaattttacaagatgaagAGGAGAAAGTAGTCGTCGAGGAATCATTTCAGCCAAAGACCTTATCAGATAGCAACCAGATAGGAACTAATGAAAAGCCACCATCAGGAGAACCACCCTCTAATAACTCTGGGAAATGGATTATCAAGATTGAGCAATCCATAAATATCTTCCTTACT GATTCAGTGATAAAGATACTCGATACTCTGTATCATGACAGAAACTATGCAAGGTTCTTCGTCTTGGAAACCATTGCGAGGGTTCCATATTTTG CATTTATATCTGTTTTGCATATGTATGAGACCTTTGGTTGGTGGAGACAAGCCGATTACTTAAAAGTTCATTTTGCGGAGAGCTGGAATGAGATGCACCATCTTTTGATCATGGAG GAATTGGGAGGAAATGCTCTCTGGTTTGACCGCTTTCTCGCTCAGCATATTGCCACCTTTTATTATTTTATGACGGTTGTCATGTATGCAGTTAGCCCAAGAATGGCTT ATCATTTTTCTGAATGCGTTGAGAATCATGCGTACGAAACTTATGACAAATTTCTGAAGGCACAAGGAG ATGAACTGAAAAATCAACCTGCACCTGATATTGCCGTAAAATACTATACCGGAGGTGATTTGTACTTGTTCG ATGAATTCCAAACCTCCAGAGATCCTTGCTCGCGGAGGCCTAAGATAG AGAATTTGTATGATGTGTTTCTTAATATTAGAGATGATGAAGCTGAACATTGCAAGACAATGAGAGCATGTCAAACTCACGGCAATCTTCGGTCTCCTCACTCTAAGAAAGATGTTGATGAATCAGGTTGTGTGATACCGCAAGATTGTGAAG TTATCAAAGCTGGGCAGAACCAAGACATGAGTTTAGGTTTTCAAGTTTACTGCAACCACATATAG
- the LOC141593116 gene encoding protein CLMP1-like, translating to MGKSGAKKKKGGNQGANNNPNPNNGDANLASEVFLKRANEFKDEGNKRFQDRDFVGALEKYNDGIKLVPKTHPDRAVFHSNRAACLMQMKPIDYDTVILECNMALQVDPRFVRALLRRARAYEAQGRYDMAMADVQDLLSSDPNHGDALEIARRLQTARQEVQLDPQSRPSPAALGASAVRGAPVAGHGPSLPARPVSKKGVSSVGGISGSVNIKSEKQQPNAVTENGPPDKTHLPNVVLKPASGSSKVQDKSSKEKSLVSARGPSTEVTIQWRQLKLVYDHDIRLAQMPINCNFKNLREIVSKKFPSSKSILIKYKDNDGDLVTITCTPELKLAEACVDSQLPKDPESDKVNSVGMLRLHIVEVDPDQEPPIVEEEEIPIENEEAKIHNSGSHSSLGESGVDSIDTEPKKTNDNVVEEMPKRDPDPSEEAGSKEVEIDDWLFEFAQLFRNNVGIDPEAHIDLHEIGMELCSEALEETVTSEEAQPLFDKAATKFQEVAALAFFNWGNVHMCAARKRIPVDENAPQEVKDAQLRTAYHWVNEKYSLAREKYEQALSIKPDFYEGLLALGQQQFEMAKLHWSYVLAKKEDLSSWDASETFNLFDSAEEKMKAATEMWEKLEEQRANEMKDPTSNKMEEFLKRRKKPGNDGEASGGPPIEPTPEELAEQAAVMRSQIHLFWGNMLFERSQIEFRLGVDVWRKNLDDAVERFKLAGASEADISTVTSNHSSNADVSGGEGKKK from the coding sequence ATGGGGAAATCTGGggcaaagaaaaagaaaggaggaAATCAAGGTGCAAATAATAATCCTAACCCTAACAATGGTGATGCTAATTTGGCATCAGAAGTGTTTCTGAAAAGAGCAAATGAATTTAAAGATGAAGGGAACAAGAGATTTCAGGATAGAGATTTTGTGGGTGCACTTGAAAAATATAATGATGGTATTAAGCTCGTCCCGAAAACGCACCCTGATAGAGCTGTGTTTCACAGCAATAGGGCAGCTTGTTTGATGCAAATGAAACCAATTGATTATGATACTGTCATTTTGGAGTGTAATATGGCTCTTCAGGTTGATCCTCGATTTGTTCGAGCCCTTCTTCGTAGGGCTCGAGCTTATGAGGCTCAAGGGCGGTATGATATGGCAATGGCTGATGTACAGGATCTTTTGAGTTCTGATCCTAATCATGGGGATGCTTTAGAGATTGCTCGTCGGCTTCAGACAGCTCGTCAAGAGGTCCAACTGGATCCTCAGAGCCGCCCGTCTCCTGCCGCTCTTGGGGCCTCTGCTGTTCGAGGTGCCCCGGTAGCTGGTCATGGACCGAGTTTGCCAGCCAGGCCTGTGTCTAAGAAAGGTGTGAGTTCTGTAGGTGGGATCAGTGGTTCTGTGAATATCAAGAGTGAAAAGCAACAACCGAATGCTGTGACTGAAAATGGACCTCCTGACAAAACTCATTTGCCAAACGTTGTTTTGAAACCAGCGTCCGGTTCTTCCAAGGTACAAGATAAATCATCGAAGGAGAAGTCTCTTGTTTCTGCTCGTGGACCATCTACCGAAGTGACAATTCAATGGAGGCAGTTGAAGCTTGTCTATGATCATGACATAAGACTAGCTCAAATGCCGATTAATTGCAACTTTAAAAATCTGAGGGAGATAGTTAGCAAAAAATTTCCATCATCCAAATCTATCTTAATCAAGTACAAGGATAATGATGGTGATCTGGTGACAATAACTTGTACCCCTGAGCTTAAGTTAGCTGAAGCTTGTGTGGATAGCCAGTTGCCAAAAGACCCAGAAAGTGATAAGGTCAATTCTGTTGGGATGTTAAGGTTGCATATTGTGGAGGTGGATCCTGATCAGGAACCACCTATTGTAGAAGAAGAGGAGATACCTATTGAGAACGAGGAGGCTAAGATACACAATAGTGGTTCTCATTCTTCTTTGGGTGAATCTGGTGTGGATTCCATTGACACTGAACCCAAAAAGACTAACGATAATGTTGTGGAGGAAATGCCTAAACGAGATCCTGACCCTTCAGAAGAAGCCGGGAGCAAGGAGGTGGAGATTGATGATTGGTTATTTGAGTTTGCTCAGCTTTTTCGAAACAATGTTGGCATTGACCCAGAGGCTCACATTGACTTGCATGAGATTGGAATGGAGCTCTGCTCTGAAGCTCTTGAAGAGACGGTGACAAGTGAAGAGGCACAACCACTCTTTGACAAGGCTGCAACCAAGTTTCAGGAAGTGGCTGCATTAGCCTTCTTCAACTGGGGAAATGTCCACATGTGTGCAGCTAGAAAACGGATCCCAGTAGATGAGAATGCCCCTCAGGAGGTGAAGGATGCACAACTTAGAACAGCTTATCATTGGGTTAATGAGAAGTATTCTTTGGCAAGGGAGAAGTATGAACAAGCTCTTTCAATTAAGCCTGACTTCTACGAGGGATTGCTGGCATTGGGTCAACAACAGTTTGAGATGGCAAAGCTTCATTGGTCCTATGTCCTGGCAAAAAAGGAGGACCTCTCGAGCTGGGATGCCTCGGAAACATTTAATCTCTTTGACAGTGCGGAGGAGAAGATGAAGGCTGCTACTGAAATGTGGGAGAAATTGGAGGAGCAGAGAGCAAATGAGATGAAGGATCCAACCTCAAATAAGATGGAGGAGTTTCTAAAGAGAAGAAAGAAACCAGGAAATGACGGTGAAGCCTCAGGTGGGCCCCCCATTGAGCCTACTCCAGAGGAACTGGCTGAACAAGCTGCTGTAATGAGATCCCAGATACATCTTTTCTGGGGTAATATGCTGTTTGAGCGCTCTCAAATCGAGTTTAGATTGGGAGTTGATGTATGGAGAAAAAACCTCGATGATGCTGTTGAGCGGTTTAAATTAGCAGGAGCTTCAGAAGCTGATATCTCTACTGTTACAAGCAACCATTCCTCAAATGCTGATGTTTCAGGAGGAGAGGGAAAGAAAAAGTAG
- the LOC141593114 gene encoding uncharacterized protein LOC141593114, with the protein METKKIIPSDLLHSYRLSNDIWYNVIEPNLNDDQKEKASKKITFAINAVNGETGNVLNLSVGHTCDKKNSLRRTLSGWINFGSTLKVGDYLRFSWVENNLHILRVSATEVESAAAAAATSTTNQATTKVKVSPEECPLSPKKMWLQRWYRQQGLKYYSGTGGDKRKEIGQLQNKETEMKKAAAKGSKAEQKAKKKHVEEEVAKLSAKLKEKHAQELYFT; encoded by the exons ATGGAAACCAAAAAAATCATCCCTTCTGATCTATTGCACTCCTATAGACTTTCAAACGACATTTGGTACAATGTCATCGAACCTAATCTGAACGACGATCAAAAAGAAAAAGCTTCCAAGAAAATTACCTTCGCTATCAATGCCGTGAACGGTGAGACGGGGAACGTGCTTAACTTGTCTGTTGGGCATACTTGCGACAAGAAGAATTCACTACGTCGCACTTTGAGTGGCTGGATTAACTTTGGTTCGACTTTGAAAGTCGGTGATTATCTGAGATTCTCTTGGGTAGAGAATAACTTACACATACTTCGTGTATCAGCAACGGAGGTGGAgtccgccgccgccgccgccgccaccagCACCACCAATCAG GCTACTACTAAGGTGAAGGTGAGTCCAGAAGAATGTCCGCTGAGTCCAAAGAAGATGTGGCTTCAACGATGGTACCGACAGCAAGGGCTAAAGTACTACTCCGGTACCGGTGGTGATAAAAG GAAGGAAATTGGACAATTACAGAACAAAGAGACTGAGATGAAAAAAGCAGCAGCGAAAGGTAGCAAAGCTGAACAGAAGGCAAAAAAGAAGCATGTTGAAGAGGAAGTAGCCAAACTTTCAGCCAAACTTAAGGAGAAACATGCTCAGGAACTATACTTTACATAG
- the LOC141593117 gene encoding putative 1-aminocyclopropane-1-carboxylate oxidase codes for MAKIENFPIVDMEKLNGDERSVVMEKLKDACENWGFFEVVNHTLSHELMDKVERMTKEHYKKCMEQKFKEMVENKGLEAAQTEISDIDWESTFHLRHRPISNINEIPDLEDEYRKVMKEFAAEIERLSELLLDLLCENLGLEKGYLKKAFYGANGPTFGTKVSNYPPCPKPDLIKGLRAHTDAGGIILLFQDDKVSGLQLLKDGEWIDVPPMRHSIVVNLGDQLEVITNGKYKSVMHRVIAQTDGNRMSIASFYNPGSDAVIYPAPTLLGKQDDKCTTYPKFVFEDYMNLYLRVKFQEKEPRFEAMKAMESTVSMGPIATV; via the exons ATGGCGAAAATCGAGAACTTCCCGATTGTTGATATGGAGAAGCTCAATGGCGACGAGAGGAGTGTCGTTATGGAGAAACTCAAGGATGCTTGTGAGAACTGGGGATTTTTTGAG GTGGTGAACCATACTCTATCTCATGAACTCATGGACAAAGTGGAAAGGATGACAAAAGAGCATTACAAGAAATGCATGGAGCAAAAGTTCAAGGAGATGGTAGAGAACAAGGGCTTAGAGGCTGCTCAAACTGAGATCAGTGACATTGATTGGGAGAGCACCTTTCACCTTCGCCATCGTCCTATCTCCAACATCAACGAGATTCCCGATCTCGAGGACGAGTATCG GAAGGTGATGAAGGAATTTGCAGCAGAGATAGAGAGGTTATCAGAGCTACTCCTAGACTTGCTCTGTGAGAACCTTGGCCTTGAGAAAGGCTATCTTAAGAAGGCCTTCTATGGGGCCAATGGGCCAACTTTTGGCACCAAGGTCAGCAACTACCCACCATGCCCCAAGCCTGACCTAATCAAAGGCCTCCGGGCCCACACCGATGCCGGTGGTATCATTCTCTTGTTCCAAGATGACAAAGTCAGTGGCCTGCAGCTCCTTAAAGATGGAGAATGGATTGATGTTCCTCCTATGAGACACTCCATTGTTGTTAACTTGGGTGACCAACTTGAG GTTATTACTAATGGTAAGTACAAGAGTGTGATGCACCGGGTGATAGCGCAGACAGACGGCAACAGGATGTCCATAGCATCATTCTACAATCCAGGCAGTGATGCCGTGATTTACCCAGCGCCTacattactgggaaaacaagatGACAAGTGCACAACATACCCGAAATTTGTGTTCGAGGATTACATGAATCTCTACTTAAGGGTCAAGTTCCAGGAGAAAGAGCCTAGGTTTGAGGCaatgaaggcaatggaaagcacaGTGAGCATGGGTCCAATAGCTACTGTTTAA
- the LOC141593115 gene encoding F-box/LRR-repeat protein At3g59210-like isoform X2, producing the protein MDSTFKKIKTFRFGKCNREDLLSCLPDELICQILSLLPTKDAAAASLSSRKMRSAFTRLTSLDFDDSPISYCAENHPLFIDRFQLFKTFVTNVLQASKSPHLSRFRIGFGGDLNISWSHFHHSSRVCGAACFPHVESTLLNAWIDFPLNRNGLQEIDLRIHVRIPGKLPSALFACQTLEVLKLDTNLDFELVSSMTSFWLPNLKVLQLCSILIPEDDFVSRLVSSCPSLEELYMNCRWKYGNSVTISSPSLRKLTLILYRADEYSDLISIDTPNLQRFKYGDNLALHHSIPSMKALVEASIHVLDCLDTPDESFDSMLSLVRAVSNVERLNLRVSCVEVLDREEMKNQLPVFHNLRLMKLGHGAACKWGTVLLEFLKRSPHLETLGFPVIVMLSRSNRFLEQIKKYLLAASLI; encoded by the exons ATGGATTCCACATTCAAAAAAATTAAGACTTTCAGATTTGGAAAATGTAATAGAGAAGATCTTTTGAGTTGTTTACCGGATGAATTGATATGTCAAATACTTTCATTACTTCCCACCAAGGATGCTGCTGCTGCCAGCCTCTCCTCCAGGAAGATGAGGAGCGCTTTTACGCGCTTGACATCCCTCGACTTTGATGATTCTCCTATTTCTTATTGTGCTGAGAATCATCCTCTTTTCATTGACCGTTTTCAGCTTTTTAAGACTTTTGTCACTAATGTACTCCAAGCATCCAAATCCCCTCATCTTAGCAGGTTTAGAATTGGGTTTGGTGGGGATTTGAACATCAGTTGGTCTCACTTTCATCACTCGTCTAGAGTTTGTGGCGCAGCTTGTTTCCCCCACGTAGAATCTACCCTCCTTAATGCATGGATTGACTTTCCGTTAAATCGTAATGGTCTTCAGGAGATTGACCTGCGTATTCATGTCAGGATACCCGGGAAGCTGCCCTCGGCCCTCTTTGCTTGTCAAACATTGGAGGTGTTGAAGCTCGACACTAATCTTGATTTTGAACTAGTTTCTAGTATGACATCCTTTTGGTTGCCTAACTTAAAAGTGCTCCAACTCTGTTCCATCCTCATACCGGAGGATGACTTTGTGTCTAGGCTAGTTTCAAGTTGTCCTTCACTTGAAGAGCTTTATATGAATTGCCGCTGGAAGTATGGGAATTCGGTAACCATATCTTCACCTTCGCTACGAAAATTGACTCTAATTCTTTATAGAGCTGATGAATACAGTGACCTTATAAGTATTGATACTCCTAATTTGCAACGTTTCAAATATGGTGACAATTTAGCTCTTCATCACTCTATCCCAAGTATGAAGGCTCTTGTTGAAGCTTCAATTCACGTTTTGGACTGTTTGGACACTCCCGACGAGTCTTTTGACAGCATGCTTAGCCTTGTTAGAGCCGTGTCTAATGTTGAACGGTTAAATTTGCGCGTCTCATGTGTGGAG GTTTTGGACCGtgaagagatgaagaatcaactGCCTGTGTTTCATAATCTTAGACTTATGAAACTAGGTCATGGTGCAGCTTGTAAATGGGGTACAGTTTTGTTGGAATTTCTTAAGCGCTCACCTCACTTAGAAACACTCGGGTTCCCAGTG ATAGTTATGCTGAGTCGGAGCAACAGGTTTTTAGAACAAATCAAGAAATACCTCCTTGCTGCAAGTCTTATCTAA